Part of the Prosthecobacter vanneervenii genome is shown below.
CGGCACGGAGAGAAGCATCTGGAGCTGCGCCGGCATTCATGCGATTCGGCGCGGTGCGGACGACGAAGGCGCGGTCATCATGCAAGCGGCCGCGCTTTTTTACAGCAGCGAGCACGCTCTGGTTGGTGGCGATGACGACATCTGCAAGCGCCAGTGTGCAGCGCTCTGCCAGGCGCACCGCCCAGTAGAACAGGCCACGCCGGCCAAACTTGGCCTCAAACATCTCCGGCCAGAGATCATGCACATCAAAGATGACCTTCACACCGCCGAGCAGCTTGAAGGGCAGGGCCACGAGAAAGAGCAGATCGGGCGGATTGCAGAGATGGATGATGTCAAAGCCACCACGTCTCCAGACCTTCAGCGCACAGGTGAGTTCCCCCCACAGAGCGGAGGCGTACTCGGTGATGAAGCCGCCAAGTGAGCCAGCCTCTCCGCTGATCCAGTGGCGGTAGATCTGAATGCCCTCCAGCACCTCCTCCGGCTGAGTGCAGCCGCGCATCTGCGGGCAGATGACGGTGACTTCATGCCCGGCATCCCTCAGCGCGCAGGCCTCCTGCCACACGCGCCTGTCAAAGGGCACGGGGAGGTTCTCCACCAGAATGAGGACGCGCATGGCCTGCGGACATCACGCGCCCGCAGCAGGGAGGGCAGCACGCTGCTCCTTGGAGAGCCATTCGATTTTCAATGCCTTGCCTCCGCTGTCCTTGCCACCGCCAAAGATGTCTCCGGTGTCCTTGAGGGTCACGAAGATGATGAAACCAAAGAGCATGAGAGCGCAGGCGGTCTGGACGTATTCGAGGATCCTGCCCTGCGGTGGCTTGCGGCGGATGGCCTCGGCGATGGCCATGGTGATGTGACCACCGTCCAGCACGGGGAAGGGCATCATGTTGAGGATGGCGAGGTTGATGTTGAAAACGACGCTGAACCACAGCACGAGGCGCCAGCCATCGGGATGCTGGAAGAGCTTGTAGTAAAGACGGCCGACACCGACGGGACCGCTCATATGCGCAGGGCTGAGGTCGGACTTGGGAGAGATGAGCTTGGACACCAGATTGCCCATGTGGCGCACGGCATCGCTGATCTGCTCCCAGGGGGTGATGGTGGTGGGAGTGCGCTTGCCTTCCACGTCCCAGGCCACGCCCACCATGGGGTATTCCTGATGGTCCTCGGTGACCTCCTTGAGATTGTTCTTGTCGGGGATGCGCGGGAGAACGGAGATCTGAATGACTTTTCCTTCGCGCTCAATGTCCAGCGTGATGCTCTTCCCCGGGTTGGCGCGGATGTAGTCGCCAAGATCTCCAATGCTGCGCAGAGGCCTGCCATCCGCGCGGAGCACGAGGTCATTGGGCTTGATGCCAGCCTCGTCTGCGGGGCTGTTTTTGGCCACGCCTCCAACCATGGGTGTCATCTGGCCTTCCCAGCCGACGGTGCGCAGCTCAGGGCGCTTGAAAACAGAGCTCCACCAGGAAGCAGGCTCAGCTTTTTCTTCGATCTTGGGCCAGGCCTTGGGATCGATCTCCATCTTCATCACGCCTTTGTCTGCGCGCTCCAGCTCGACCTCGATTTTGTCTCCTTCGCTGGCCACCACGCCCCAGCGGACGCTGTCCACCAGACCTTCAAAGCGCTTCACCGGCTGGCCGTCCACCTTGAGGATTT
Proteins encoded:
- a CDS encoding glycosyltransferase family 4 protein; its protein translation is MRVLILVENLPVPFDRRVWQEACALRDAGHEVTVICPQMRGCTQPEEVLEGIQIYRHWISGEAGSLGGFITEYASALWGELTCALKVWRRGGFDIIHLCNPPDLLFLVALPFKLLGGVKVIFDVHDLWPEMFEAKFGRRGLFYWAVRLAERCTLALADVVIATNQSVLAAVKKRGRLHDDRAFVVRTAPNRMNAGAAPDASLRAGKMHLVGYIGVMGSADGVQYLVHAAAHILKTRGRADVHFLLMGSGPEHADLLALRDQLGLQDHISMPGRVSDEFLCRALSSIDLGVACDPINAYNDHCTMNKVLEYMAFARPVVMFDTVEGRFSAGDGAVYVGENSAEKLGDAILALLDDEARRLALGAAGHARLTQELNWERSVEQLLAAYQKA
- the rseP gene encoding RIP metalloprotease RseP, encoding MAWLSSLGTFGEMIRFIILILEVILVFNLMIVVHEWGHFLAARWRGLKIDKFYIWFGKPIWKKTINGVEYGLGSIPAGGFVALPQMAPMGGLEGEASTEQLPPITPLDKAIVAFAGPLFSFMLACAFAVSVWVVGKPESEAHTTTVVGYVAKDSPASKAGILPGDKILKVDGQPVKRFEGLVDSVRWGVVASEGDKIEVELERADKGVMKMEIDPKAWPKIEEKAEPASWWSSVFKRPELRTVGWEGQMTPMVGGVAKNSPADEAGIKPNDLVLRADGRPLRSIGDLGDYIRANPGKSITLDIEREGKVIQISVLPRIPDKNNLKEVTEDHQEYPMVGVAWDVEGKRTPTTITPWEQISDAVRHMGNLVSKLISPKSDLSPAHMSGPVGVGRLYYKLFQHPDGWRLVLWFSVVFNINLAILNMMPFPVLDGGHITMAIAEAIRRKPPQGRILEYVQTACALMLFGFIIFVTLKDTGDIFGGGKDSGGKALKIEWLSKEQRAALPAAGA